The following coding sequences are from one Streptomyces sp. NBC_01485 window:
- a CDS encoding O-antigen ligase family protein → MTLALPVPRARTLSPVLPVVAVVALLGLPLNPGAEGGAGPADALSALVVLFCAVRLLRQRHRPLSRTAALVLGLPVAGLALAAMGASSPGAGLTGLGRYLQIFVLVPAAVVLLVRDRAGFRVLAWSFVGLAGWQGAVGVHQFVTGTGASYQGEEIRAVGTFGPQDVMGMATVVSFGLICAVGLALGRTSLRQRAIAAGFALALLVPLALSFSRGAWIATALTCTIQLALAGLRRALKVGAVAVAAGVILVGGFGVGSAMLQERISSITQVADAPDQSVTDRYTMWAAAIGMWREQPLTGVGLKGFPEHRDAHASLALSSGSDTEGAGSGFVRQPLLSPHNMYLLVLAEQGLIGLLALAGGWLALLACGLRGWFRVRRSGPGLDCALVACGLLVWQLVDFMYADIGGPSTVLTAVVFGLVAWWALVGADTGDTGRGADGSADGSAGRGISREETLTR, encoded by the coding sequence ATGACCCTCGCCCTGCCCGTGCCGCGCGCCCGGACGCTGTCACCGGTCCTGCCCGTGGTCGCCGTGGTCGCCCTGCTCGGGCTGCCGCTCAACCCCGGCGCCGAGGGCGGCGCCGGGCCGGCCGACGCGCTGTCCGCGCTGGTCGTGCTGTTCTGCGCGGTCCGGCTGCTGCGGCAGCGGCACCGCCCCCTGTCCCGGACGGCCGCCCTGGTCCTCGGGCTGCCGGTCGCCGGGCTCGCGCTCGCCGCGATGGGCGCGTCCTCGCCGGGCGCGGGGCTCACCGGCCTCGGCCGCTACCTCCAGATCTTCGTGCTCGTCCCGGCGGCCGTCGTCCTCCTCGTCCGTGACCGGGCCGGCTTCCGGGTGCTGGCCTGGTCGTTCGTGGGGCTCGCGGGGTGGCAGGGGGCGGTCGGCGTCCATCAGTTCGTCACCGGGACCGGCGCCTCGTACCAGGGCGAGGAGATCCGGGCGGTCGGCACCTTCGGGCCGCAGGACGTGATGGGCATGGCGACCGTCGTGTCGTTCGGCCTGATCTGCGCGGTCGGGCTCGCCCTCGGCCGGACCTCGCTGCGGCAGCGGGCGATCGCCGCCGGCTTCGCGCTCGCGCTGCTGGTGCCGCTCGCGCTGTCCTTCAGCCGGGGCGCGTGGATCGCGACCGCGCTGACCTGCACGATCCAACTGGCCCTCGCCGGACTGCGGCGGGCGCTGAAGGTGGGCGCGGTGGCGGTCGCCGCCGGGGTGATCCTGGTCGGCGGCTTCGGCGTCGGCTCGGCGATGCTCCAGGAACGCATCAGCAGCATCACGCAGGTCGCGGACGCGCCCGACCAGTCGGTCACCGACCGGTACACGATGTGGGCGGCGGCGATCGGCATGTGGCGCGAACAGCCGCTCACCGGCGTCGGGTTGAAGGGTTTCCCCGAACACCGCGACGCGCACGCCTCCCTCGCGCTGTCCTCCGGCAGCGACACCGAGGGCGCCGGCTCGGGCTTCGTCCGGCAGCCGCTGCTCTCCCCGCACAACATGTACCTGCTGGTCCTCGCCGAACAGGGCCTGATCGGACTGCTCGCCCTCGCGGGCGGCTGGCTGGCGCTGCTGGCGTGCGGGCTGCGCGGCTGGTTCCGCGTCCGGCGGAGCGGCCCCGGCCTCGACTGCGCGCTCGTCGCCTGCGGCCTGCTGGTCTGGCAGCTCGTCGACTTCATGTACGCCGACATCGGCGGCCCCTCGACCGTCCTGACCGCCGTCGTCTTCGGGCTGGTGGCCTGGTGGGCACTGGTGGGCGCGGACACCGGCGACACCGGTCGCGGCGCCGACGGCAGCGCCGATGGCAGCGCCGGTCGCGGCATCAGTCGCGAGGAGACCCTCACCCGATGA
- a CDS encoding exopolysaccharide biosynthesis polyprenyl glycosylphosphotransferase: MTAESTVPSPGVQPGYSPVSVIPRRESGAGFRFPTRRPPARPLSPLPLLLADCLAAFLGALALTGAQRRPLLVALLVAATILLRPQRPRPVAGVLDELPVVCGRIAVAWLTLGALVAAWQPAHALSARTLLLGCAAQAVAACLGRALVHRRRRRTLLRRPHAALVIGPATTAQRVAAAVLRHPRCGLRPVGIVAERPDGSDSPDSPDALPVLTTGQEVQRALIQNGVRDVLCVHPAVRTVQGPLLRALAESDCTVWEVDADTPSYASREQLAGFSCRRLDMGGRRRGGIGKRLLDIAASGTLLLLISPLLLVCAVVLRLTDGPGVVFRQERIGKDGRPFTLLKFRTHRPVDEHEAATRWSVAGERQMNRFCRILRQTSLDELLQLWNVLCGDMSLVGPRPERPFFVGEFSQTYPGYAARHRMQTGITGLAQVYGLRGDTSIEDRARFDNAYIDNWSLWQDVCILLRTAASLVRPTGS; this comes from the coding sequence GTGACTGCGGAAAGCACCGTCCCCTCTCCTGGCGTGCAGCCCGGATACTCGCCCGTCTCGGTCATTCCGCGGCGGGAGAGCGGAGCGGGATTCCGGTTCCCCACCCGGCGGCCCCCGGCGCGACCCCTGTCGCCGCTGCCGCTGCTGCTCGCCGACTGCCTGGCCGCGTTCCTCGGCGCGCTGGCCCTGACCGGGGCACAGCGCCGCCCCTTACTGGTCGCCCTGCTGGTCGCGGCGACGATACTGCTGCGCCCGCAGCGCCCGCGCCCGGTGGCGGGCGTGCTGGACGAACTGCCCGTCGTCTGCGGCCGGATCGCGGTGGCCTGGCTGACCCTGGGGGCGCTCGTCGCGGCCTGGCAGCCGGCGCACGCGCTCTCGGCCCGCACCCTGCTCCTGGGGTGCGCGGCGCAGGCCGTGGCCGCCTGCCTCGGCCGCGCTCTCGTGCACCGGCGGCGACGCCGGACGTTGCTGCGCCGGCCGCACGCCGCGCTCGTCATCGGCCCCGCCACGACCGCGCAGCGCGTGGCCGCCGCCGTGCTGCGCCACCCGCGCTGCGGCCTGCGGCCGGTGGGCATCGTGGCCGAGCGCCCCGACGGCTCCGACAGCCCCGACAGCCCCGACGCGCTGCCCGTGCTGACCACCGGTCAGGAGGTGCAGCGGGCCCTCATCCAGAACGGCGTCCGGGACGTCCTGTGCGTCCACCCCGCCGTCCGCACCGTGCAGGGCCCGCTGCTGCGGGCGCTCGCCGAGTCGGACTGCACGGTGTGGGAGGTCGACGCCGACACCCCCTCGTACGCGAGCCGTGAGCAGCTCGCCGGGTTCTCCTGCCGGCGTCTCGACATGGGCGGCCGGCGCCGGGGCGGCATCGGCAAGCGGCTGCTGGACATCGCGGCCTCCGGGACCCTGCTGCTGCTGATCAGCCCGCTGCTGCTGGTGTGCGCGGTGGTGCTGCGGCTGACCGACGGGCCGGGCGTCGTCTTCCGGCAGGAGCGCATCGGCAAGGACGGCCGGCCCTTCACGCTGCTGAAGTTCCGCACCCACCGCCCGGTCGACGAGCACGAGGCGGCGACCCGCTGGAGCGTGGCCGGCGAGCGGCAGATGAACCGCTTCTGCCGCATCCTGCGCCAGACCTCGCTGGACGAGCTGCTCCAGCTGTGGAACGTCCTGTGCGGCGACATGAGCCTGGTCGGGCCGCGCCCCGAACGGCCCTTCTTCGTCGGCGAGTTCAGCCAGACCTACCCCGGCTACGCGGCCCGCCACCGGATGCAGACCGGCATCACCGGCCTCGCCCAGGTGTACGGGCTGCGCGGCGACACCTCGATCGAGGACCGGGCCCGCTTCGACAACGCGTACATCGACAACTGGTCGCTGTGGCAGGACGTCTGCATCCTGCTGCGCACCGCGGCCTCCCTCGTCCGACCGACCGGGAGCTGA